The sequence CCTCGCGCCCAGCGCAGTTGTTGGCGAACGTGGTGGCTGAGGTTCTCCGGCATGTCAGCGAAGACGATTGCAGATGGTTGCTGGACTGTCTTTCCCAATTTGAGTGCCATTAGTGTGAAATATGAGTCGTCTGAGAACACAACGTGGGAGCCGAAGAAGTCCTCTTCGGTGTATCCAGTCTCCATGGCGGCGTCGACGGCAGCAATACGGTAAAGGGCTAATCCGCCACTGTTGACAATCACGTTGCCGAACGCCGACTGAGCTTGGCGGTCGACGAGCTGTTGCCCAGCAACGAAAATCATGTCGGTGATGCGTGCCAGGAAGTTCTTTTGAGCGTTCGACGCTACGACAACTCCAGCTACGGAGTACACTTCGGGGCGTTCGAAGGGAATCAAACCTTCCTCGAGTGCGTTTTTATCAAGCACACCGTCAGAGTCCACGGTGACGATGATTGCATTGGTTCGATCAATAATGTTGTTGTATGCCGTCGCGTGAGCCATCCGCTTGCCTTGGTTTTCCTGCCGGGTCCAGGTGACAGCGATATTATGTGCGACAGCTTCGTTTAAAAACCATGCTTCGACCTGGCTGAGGTCGTTTTTGGAGCCATCGTCAACGACGTGGATTTCAGCTGGGGGTACTGTCTGGTCGAATAGGGCGCGTAAGTTGTTAGTGAGAGAAGTCTCGTCTTCGTTATACACCGGGATCATCACAATTGGCCGCAACGTTTCCTGAGCGGGAATATGTGCACCGGGAACGTCCTTCAGCTGCTGCGACGAAAAGCTAGAGCGGGTGAACTTTCTGCTTAGTACGGCGATGATGATTTGGAAGAAGAATGTAGCCCCGAACAAGAGGAAGAATGGCTTCAACTCCGGGACGTAGCCGTCAACAA comes from Corynebacterium cystitidis and encodes:
- a CDS encoding glycosyltransferase, with amino-acid sequence MLAADSIAFPLIATALVILGAIIIKLLFQRDKELPNSSDLRPAARFRNGILVPGTLVFLGLGAYIGYQYLSFVDGYVPELKPFFLLFGATFFFQIIIAVLSRKFTRSSFSSQQLKDVPGAHIPAQETLRPIVMIPVYNEDETSLTNNLRALFDQTVPPAEIHVVDDGSKNDLSQVEAWFLNEAVAHNIAVTWTRQENQGKRMAHATAYNNIIDRTNAIIVTVDSDGVLDKNALEEGLIPFERPEVYSVAGVVVASNAQKNFLARITDMIFVAGQQLVDRQAQSAFGNVIVNSGGLALYRIAAVDAAMETGYTEEDFFGSHVVFSDDSYFTLMALKLGKTVQQPSAIVFADMPENLSHHVRQQLRWARGSFIRGWWRVRHLDPLSYAWIRQVLGYVLFFSMTVVVLQIVLFKPIATGELPPWQFLLIPAFLSYIQGVRYFAIERSDMSNSSQFLTYLLSPFSILWSMFVLRPIRLWGFITCRKTGWNTRQSVEIVHETPQPSGFVAPGGAGTIAAG